The genome window GGGGACGCGTCCATCGCGACCGGAATGGCTCTGGAAGCGATGAATCACGCGGGCCATTTGAAGAAGGACATGATCGTGATTTTGAACGATAACTTCATGTCCATCTCCAAGAACGTGGGATCGATTTCGAATTATCTCAACAACATAATCACATCCCATTTTTACAATCACTGGAAGCGGATCTTTTATACGTTTCTAAAGTGGCTGCCGATCATCGGACCCGCGACTGAAAGATTTTTCAAAAAAGTGGAAAAGGGCTTTAAGGACGTTATGACTCCGGGCGGTCTTTTCGAAGACTTAGGGTTCGGATATATCGGACCGGAGGACGGGCACGACGTGATTCGTCTCGTCAAGATGCTCGAAAAAGTGAAGAAGATGAAAGGGCCGATCCTTCTTCATTTGATTACGCAAAAGGGAAAGGGATACGATCCCGCGGAAAGAGATCCGATCAAATATCACGGGGTTACGCCGTTTCGCAAAGAAGACGGGGCGATGGACAGCGGGGATTCTTCCAAAATCGCCTATAGTAAGATCGTAGGAAAGATGTTGTCCATTCTTACCGAAAAAAATCCGAAGATCGCCGCGGTAACACCCGCGATGATCGAAGGAAGCGGACTGAAAGAATACGCCGAAAAATTTCCGGAACATCTTTTCGACGTGGGAATCGCGGAACAACATTCGGTCGCGTTTGCGGGCGCAATGACGAACGGAAATATCGTTCCATATATGTGTATTTATTCCACGTTCTTAACGAGAGGAATGGACCAACTCGTGGAAGACGTTTCTCTGATGAATCTTCCGGTTCGATTCGTGATCGACCGTGCAGGATGCGTGGGACCTGACGGAGAGACGCACCAAGGACTTTTCGATCTCAGTTATCTTTTGGGACTTCCGAACATGGACGTGTTCGTTCCGTCGAACGGTCAGGATATGATCGATTCTTTGCGATGGATGGAGACGTACGATAAGGCTCCGATCGCGATTCGATTTCCGAAAGCGAGCGTCGACATCAAAACTCTCGATTTTTACAAAGAATCTCCGATCAAGCCCGGTGCGTTCCGTGTTCTCAAAAAAGGAAGAGATATCGCGCTTTTATCGATCGGTTCCATGATTGACGAAGCGAAGAAGGCCGCCGAAATTCTCGAGTCTTCCGGTTTCGGAGTCACTCTGATCGATCTCATTTGGCTGAGACCTCTCGACGTCGAAGCGTTGAACCAAGAATTGGCGAACGTCAGACATTTCGCGATTCTCGACGAAAGTTATGTCGACGCGGGAGCTTCCGGTTATCTTCTCAATCGAATCGCGCCGGAAAATCTTTCGAAATACATCAAGACGTTCGGATTTCCGCCGGAGCCGATTCATCACGGAGAAAGAAAGGAAATTTTCCATGCGTACAAATTGGACGCGCCTCAGGTCGCCGAACACGTCGCAGAGGCTTTGAAAAAAAACTTAATCAAGCCTTGAAGGTTCCAAACCGAAAATCAAAGTAAAAACGGGTTATGGAATTGGAAAACTTTACTCCTTCGGATTTTCTAGAAGCGGCAAAATACTTTTACAAAACGGGCGACTCTGACAGAGCCGAATATCTATTCAAACTTTCGCTGGAAAACGAAGAAAACCACGAGGCCTATTTCTTTTTAGGGCTTATGGAGAATCAGAAAGGAAACCCGGAAAAAGGACTGCTGCAGTTCTACAAATCCGTGGAAGTGAATCCGAACTACGGAAACCCCTGCAACGAAATAGGAATCATTCTTTTAAGAGCCGGAAAGGAAACCGAAGCAGTGTATTGGCTGAAAAAATCCTTACGTTGCGAGCTCAACGACGCGCCGCATATTTCCCTCTACAATCTTGCCACATTGTATAAGATTTGGAATCGTCCGGAAAGATCGCTTCAATATCTGCACCGCGCGATTTTGATCAAGCCCGACTTCGAGGAAGCCAGAAAACTCAAAGAGGAATTAGGTTCGGCGATTTAGAACGCGCCCCATAGGAAGCGTTCTGCTGAGTTAACGCGCCCGGAAGAACGACCTGTTGGGAGTGAGATATTCTTGTTTAGAAGTTCCGACAATCCTCCGTGATTAAAGGCGGCCCCGCCCAAAATTTGGGTGGTGGGGTGACGAACGATCCTTAGGTAGCAATGCGTTGAGTTTTGAGGGGGCGGGAAATCTCGGCAAATTTTCCTGTATCAGAAAAATCGCTTATATACAAGAAGAATTTTTCACTCGCATTTTTGTTGGAACTCCTCAAAAATGCGGGAACTACCGCGCAATTTTTGGTCCAACCTGTTTATCGGATCAAAACCCAAATCTATTTGCTTGAACATCTCAGTCGTTTTGAGAAGAAGCCGACCGGAATTCCGGAGGTAACGGAACTTTCGGAGATTCTCCCGTTTCGGGAATTGCGGTTCTTTCCCCGCGAAAGCAAATCACGGTTCCGTCTTTTGTTTCCTCTAAAAAAGGACTGAGATCCGAAAGACAGTTTCGATCCGGCCGGAATTTTAGCTTTTTATGATGCGGCGTTTTCGCAAAAAGACATCCATCCTTGTCCAAGGCAAAATACAATTCCTTCAAAGTATAAGCGGCTTCGGACTCGGAAAGGAAGACTAACGTGTCTTCCGATTCTCTGCAAGCGACCAAATGGATCGGATATCCTTCCAAGTCGAGATAACCGTTCTCCGCGAATTCTCCGAAACGATTGTCGATGAAGATTCCCAGTTCGTCTTCGCGAAGATTTTGACGAAAGTAAGTAAGCACCTCTTTTTGATCGATGCGGTTTCCGCGGAAAATCCAGCGATCCTCGGAATCGACAAAAATTTCGCTGTTGAATTTTCGAGGAGAAGGGGAATGAGGACTTTGCGGTTCCATAAAATTCTTCACCTAAAATTATCCTTATAACGATACGCCACGCCTTCGATCACACCCATCTCGTTGTTGACGTAACCGATGGCGACCGTATTCCCGTCTCCGTTCCCCGATTGAACGAGGGTCGGCGGAACGTTCACGATTCCTCTGCCGGTGAAGATTACTCCGTCCATATGATTTGCGTATAATTCTTTTTTCAGCTCGGTGACCAAGTATTCCGGCACCCTTCCGTTCGCAAAGGAGCGAATGATAATTTTACCGTACGTGCGGTAAGGCTTCGGAGGGGAAGAATTTCGGATTTCGATTTCGTTCCAGGAGCTTTTATGAGAAAAACCGAATTCTTCTCGTAAAACCGTTTCCGGGATAAATTCTACGGACTCGCAAGAAAAAAGAGTGGAAAGTAGAATCAGTACCGAAAGAATCTTCGCAATCCGTAAAAAGAAGCGAAATCGGGAAGAATTTTCCGTTTCCGGACGCATGATTCCATTCAGAAAAACTGGAAATAAGGCGCAAGTGTTTTAATCTTGTTTCTCGTTTATCGAGAAGTGAGTTGTTCAAAATAAATTTAATGTTATGATAAAGCGGGATAAGGGAATCCAGTTCGAATTCGAGTCATTCGAGTCGCACCGTCCTTAATACTTTAAATGGAAGATACAGAGTTAGAGAAAAGGTCGAGGGAAAACGTATTAAAAATCGGTTATTGTTCTCTGGACGAAATCGAGGAAAAGGTCAAAGCGTTTCGAGTCATGAACCAGAACGCGGCCAAAAAAAGATACATCATCACGAGAGAGCCGATTCTGGATTCCGGTGGAAGAACGATTCTCGCGAAAGCCGCCGAGATCGACATCTCCGCCGCGAAACTTTTGAGAAGACAATTCAAAGGTTCTCAGATGTTCAAAACCTTTCAGCCCGACGAAGGGATTGTCATCATTTCCGATATGACTTCCGCCGAAGGCGTTTCCTTTACGATGGATATCGTGACTCAGATCATGAACCTCGGGGGTGGAGCCTACGAAGGATTTATCGATCGTGTGGACAGTTTTGCGGAGTTCATCAATCTTTTGAAAAAGTCCTTATTTCCGAAACTAATCATCATCGGTTATATTCCGCAAAGTCAGGTTCAATCCGAGCTGTTGAATTTCGTCCGAGTAAAACGGGTCGATAATTATCTGCGCGCGATCGAACTTTCGCACAGTCTTTTCAAACCGAATCCGTATTTTCCGAAAATCAAACAGGTCGAAATCTCCCAGCACGATCCGAAGAGCTGGGGACGTTTTGTCGTGGAGATTATCCGGGAATATACGCGTCCGTATCTTCTGGAAGAAATCTAAGTTTCGCGTTTTTTCCGTTCTATCGGAGAATGTGGGAACTCATACGTTTTTTGTGAATACGATGGAACTTCCTCCGGGCGAATGTGGGAACTCATACGTTTTTCGTGAATACGATGGAACTTTTCCGGGAGAATGTGGGAACTCATACATTTTTCGTGAATAGGATGGAACTTCCTCCGGGCGAAGTGTGGGAACTCATACGTTTTTCGTGAATACGATGGAACTTCCTCTAAGAACCAATTCTAACGACAAACAATCGTAAGAAAAAAAAGATTGAGACCCTTCTAAAAAGGAATCGAACGGTCTTCTTCTTTAAACTTTGAAGAATTCTAAATTATCCCGTAGCGGATCGGGCAGACTTCCCAATGCGTTCATATACTTCTTGTATCGGTTTTCCAATTCCGTATATTTACGATTTCTAATATTGATGAAGCGGTTGTGAATCTCCGAGAACGCAGGAGTTTTAGCGACCTTGTCCCGAATCGCTTTACTGAACGGGATATGTCTGTAAAAAATTCCTCGAACGACCTTATTGAGACGTTGAACCCCGTCGGATTCGTATTTCATCCAGAGCTGATAGTCGTTCGCAAAAATATCGCGGTCGTTTCTAAAACGTTTGAAGTCGGATGCGAGCTTTTCCTTAATCTCGATCGAAAGATCCTTGTTCTTTTTAAAAAACTGAATGTAGTCCGTGTAATCCGCGGTAATCGAAGGATTTCCGACGTTGTTCCATTCCGCTCCGAGAATCGACTTCGTAAGCTCCCAGCGGAACGCGGCGAGCGCATCCGCCACCATCGTTTTCAAATCGCCTTGCGCGAAGATCGGAAGAACGATTCTTCCGGGACTTTCTTTGGAACCGGCTCCTCTGTGAATCGAAAGATCCTGCCACATCATCACTTTGGTTCCGATGGAGGGAACGAGAATAAAATCAGGAATCACCGATTTCTGAATGAATTCTTTCGTAATTCCCAACTCATTGTTATTGTAGATTACTTCTCGGTGGAAAATGGAATAGTCAACTGCCAGAAGTTCGTGAACTACGTCTTCGAGAATCTTCTTGGAAACGTACGATTTATCAATCGCCATTTGACTGTGAAACTTGGTTAAAATAGGGAAGTGAGTCGCGGGACTACCCGAAGTGAGTCTAACGTTGGCCTCGTAAAGGGAGGCGAATTCGAATTTGAGTCTTGTGTCCGGGTTGTCGAGTTCCGGCGGTATATCCGATTCTTTTTTGATGTTGATGGTTCTGTTTTCCATCTTCACCTTTTCGAAAAAATTCTGCCCCATCTCGTCGAGAGAAGTCGGGATCTCCCGTTTATAAATTCTTTCCAGCCATTCCGTTCCCAGCCAAACCGGAATATCCGAAGCGGGAGTCATCGGATCCTTATGCGTGTACATAAAGGCGATTTGAGAATCGTCCACCATCGTCTCGTCGAAATATCCGTATTTCAACATCAGGTCGACCGGCTTCGGAACGTTTCGGTTCGAATTCATGTACTTCGTAAAACATTCCTGATACATATCCCAGTAATGTCTTCCGAGTGTTCTTCGAATCTTTCTGTTGTCCCCTTCGGGATCCAGCGGATTCTTTAAGCTCTTGACCTTGACCATCAAGGCGGAGAATTCCTTTACCTTTTCCGCTTCCAGACCGGAGAATTGAATGATGACCGAAGCGGAGTTGTCGAGTTCCTTGCGGATCGCATTCACGTCCACGCCCGCCGTAACTGCGGAGGCGACCGGTGCTTGGGTTTTCGGAGTCGTTTCCTCCAGCTTTTTTGCAAGCGCTCCCGCTTTGGATTGAAACGCTTGTGCATTCGGAGAAAGACCTGTAACAGGAACTCCGAATAGGGCTTGATGACCGTTCTTATATTTTTCGATCTTGCCTGCAACGGCGCCTAACACGGGTACTACGAATTCCGCCGGAGCGGTTCCGTAACCGGAAGAAGTAATGTCGAGAATCAGATAAAATTTCTCAACGAGACTTTGTTCGCCTACAAAGAACAGGCGAAACGCCTCGTCCAAATCGGAAAGACATGATTTGAGAATCCCGGAAATCTGCTCCAATACGTTTGCAAGTTTCGAACAAACATAGGCGAGCATCGTTGGGTCCGCCGTAAAAAGAGCGTTCAAAATTTTCGGGTCTTGCATGACGAGCTTTCGGATGAAGTTGAATTCTCCGTCTTGGAAATCGATCTCTTCGGGATACAATCTCGTGAGTTGGGATTCGTGTTCTTCTTCCAAAAACTGAGGACTCGGTCTGTCCGGTAAAAGACCGCCGTTGTCAAAAAATAATTTCAAATTCTCCCGACAAAGACGCATTACCGGATCCACGACATCCGCGGAAACTTCGGGGATCGGAGCGCCCGGTTTGATGTCCGGAAACACGTTCGGATTGAATTGATAATAAAGAATCGAAAGGTTATCGTTCACCTTTTCGATTTCGGAAGTGATCTTGCGGATCTGATTGGATTTTTTGAAAAGTTCCGTGATTTCGCGAAGAAGAGTCCGCGCGACCATGAGCCCCAACGAGACTCGGGAACCAACGCTCTTGCCGATCGTGTCGCGGTTCATCGCGTATGTGGAAATGACGCAGGCATCTTCGGCTTGAAGATGAAACGGGTATCGACCGCTCGTAAAAAGAGCCATCGATCCAGGAGTTAAATTGGCTCCGCTCAGTTTAAAAAGTTCGAGTTTTCTTCCCCCGGGAACTTCGGTCAGATAACGAACCGTTCCACTGTGAAGCACGTTGAGAGTATTTGCGGGAGAACCTTCGGGAAACAGTAAGGTTCCTGCGGGAGCTTGGGCTTGTTGTTGTGGAACTGAGGGATCAAATGCCATAATTAGATTATCGAGGGTTAAATGAAAAAGAAACTATTTCTTATCCTTGGAGAAAACACTTTTTTTCGAACCGAATCAAAAAACCGACCTCTGAAAATCTACGAAGTTCGTATAAACGCAAACGGGAGAATTCTCCCGGGGAATCGGATCTTTTTTCGTTGCACTTGACTCCGTATGCCTTCCGAAAACCATACGGGAAGAATGAATCATAAAATCGAAAAACTGCTCCGCGTTTCCAGGATCGGAATGGTTACGAATCAAAGCGCCTTCGGACCGAACGGGGAATATCATTTTCAAACCCTACGTAAGAGATATGATTTAAAGAAAATATTTCTTCCCGAGCACGGATTGTTTGCCGAACTTCAGGATCAGGTTTCCGGATCGAATTTGAAATACGCCCTGGACGGAGTGGAATTCATCAATCTTTACGGGGATCATGAATCGAGTCTCGTGCCCGATTCCGTTTCGCTCGAAGGTTTGGATTTGATCGTAATCGATATCCGGGACGTGGGTGCGCGTTATTATACCTTTCTGACCACTGCGTATTATTTTTTGGAAGAGATCGCGAAATGGAATTCTTCCGGAAAACAGGAAATTTCAGTCGTCGTTTTCGATTCGCCCAACCCCGCGGGAGAAAGAGTAGAAGGTTCTCCTTTGGAAAAAGAATTCGAATCCTTCGTCGGAGTCAGAACGGTATTGCATCGTCACGGATTAACGCCGGG of Leptospira sanjuanensis contains these proteins:
- a CDS encoding tetratricopeptide repeat protein — protein: MELENFTPSDFLEAAKYFYKTGDSDRAEYLFKLSLENEENHEAYFFLGLMENQKGNPEKGLLQFYKSVEVNPNYGNPCNEIGIILLRAGKETEAVYWLKKSLRCELNDAPHISLYNLATLYKIWNRPERSLQYLHRAILIKPDFEEARKLKEELGSAI
- a CDS encoding cyclic nucleotide-binding domain-containing protein, giving the protein MAFDPSVPQQQAQAPAGTLLFPEGSPANTLNVLHSGTVRYLTEVPGGRKLELFKLSGANLTPGSMALFTSGRYPFHLQAEDACVISTYAMNRDTIGKSVGSRVSLGLMVARTLLREITELFKKSNQIRKITSEIEKVNDNLSILYYQFNPNVFPDIKPGAPIPEVSADVVDPVMRLCRENLKLFFDNGGLLPDRPSPQFLEEEHESQLTRLYPEEIDFQDGEFNFIRKLVMQDPKILNALFTADPTMLAYVCSKLANVLEQISGILKSCLSDLDEAFRLFFVGEQSLVEKFYLILDITSSGYGTAPAEFVVPVLGAVAGKIEKYKNGHQALFGVPVTGLSPNAQAFQSKAGALAKKLEETTPKTQAPVASAVTAGVDVNAIRKELDNSASVIIQFSGLEAEKVKEFSALMVKVKSLKNPLDPEGDNRKIRRTLGRHYWDMYQECFTKYMNSNRNVPKPVDLMLKYGYFDETMVDDSQIAFMYTHKDPMTPASDIPVWLGTEWLERIYKREIPTSLDEMGQNFFEKVKMENRTINIKKESDIPPELDNPDTRLKFEFASLYEANVRLTSGSPATHFPILTKFHSQMAIDKSYVSKKILEDVVHELLAVDYSIFHREVIYNNNELGITKEFIQKSVIPDFILVPSIGTKVMMWQDLSIHRGAGSKESPGRIVLPIFAQGDLKTMVADALAAFRWELTKSILGAEWNNVGNPSITADYTDYIQFFKKNKDLSIEIKEKLASDFKRFRNDRDIFANDYQLWMKYESDGVQRLNKVVRGIFYRHIPFSKAIRDKVAKTPAFSEIHNRFINIRNRKYTELENRYKKYMNALGSLPDPLRDNLEFFKV
- the dxs gene encoding 1-deoxy-D-xylulose-5-phosphate synthase; translated protein: MQQEPTLLDRINYPADLRNIPLEKLPEVCKEVRNYIIDTLSGVGGHFASNLGVVELTVALHYVFDTPKDRLVWDVGHQTYPHKILTGRKDKLNTVRKFNGLSGFPKREESPYDLYNTGHAGTSISQALGEAAARDLTKQDYNVVAIIGDASIATGMALEAMNHAGHLKKDMIVILNDNFMSISKNVGSISNYLNNIITSHFYNHWKRIFYTFLKWLPIIGPATERFFKKVEKGFKDVMTPGGLFEDLGFGYIGPEDGHDVIRLVKMLEKVKKMKGPILLHLITQKGKGYDPAERDPIKYHGVTPFRKEDGAMDSGDSSKIAYSKIVGKMLSILTEKNPKIAAVTPAMIEGSGLKEYAEKFPEHLFDVGIAEQHSVAFAGAMTNGNIVPYMCIYSTFLTRGMDQLVEDVSLMNLPVRFVIDRAGCVGPDGETHQGLFDLSYLLGLPNMDVFVPSNGQDMIDSLRWMETYDKAPIAIRFPKASVDIKTLDFYKESPIKPGAFRVLKKGRDIALLSIGSMIDEAKKAAEILESSGFGVTLIDLIWLRPLDVEALNQELANVRHFAILDESYVDAGASGYLLNRIAPENLSKYIKTFGFPPEPIHHGERKEIFHAYKLDAPQVAEHVAEALKKNLIKP